In Flavobacteriaceae bacterium, the following proteins share a genomic window:
- the ftsA gene encoding cell division protein FtsA, which yields MESNNISVGLDIGTTKIVAMIGRKNEYSKAEILGIGKSKSLGVHRGVVNNITQTIQSIQQAVQEAEAASDQKIEGVTVGIAGQHIRSLQHSDYITRSNSELVIDEEDIDRLINQVHKLVMLPGEEIIHVLPQEYKVDGQAEIKEPIGMYGGRLEANFHVVVGQVSSIRNIGRCVKSAGLNLEGITLEPLASANAVLSQEEKEAGVALIDIGGGTTDLAIFRDGIIRHTAVIPFGGNVITEDIKEGCSIIEKQAELLKIKFGSAWPGENKDNEIVSIPGLRGREPKEITLKNLSKIIHARVVEIIEQVYVEIKNYGHEEQKKKLIAGIVLTGGGSQLKHLKQLVEYITGMDTRVGYPNEHLAGNSDEEVTSPLYATAVGLVMDDIKRQYKKAQEEDITEDEIKNEDEAHLIQEEKLVKPVKERKSFLDKLTERVKDFLDNAE from the coding sequence ATGGAAAGTAATAATATTTCAGTAGGATTAGATATAGGAACCACAAAAATTGTGGCAATGATTGGACGAAAGAACGAATATTCTAAAGCAGAAATTCTTGGTATAGGAAAATCTAAAAGCTTAGGGGTACATCGTGGTGTTGTTAATAATATTACACAAACTATTCAATCCATTCAACAAGCAGTACAAGAAGCTGAAGCGGCATCTGACCAAAAAATTGAAGGTGTTACAGTTGGTATTGCAGGACAGCATATTAGAAGTTTACAACATAGCGATTACATCACAAGATCAAATTCAGAATTAGTAATTGATGAAGAGGATATAGATCGTTTAATTAATCAAGTACATAAATTGGTAATGCTTCCTGGAGAAGAAATAATTCATGTTTTACCACAAGAATATAAAGTTGATGGCCAGGCAGAAATTAAAGAACCAATAGGGATGTATGGAGGAAGATTAGAAGCTAATTTTCATGTAGTAGTTGGACAAGTATCTTCAATTAGAAATATTGGTCGCTGTGTAAAAAGTGCTGGATTGAATTTAGAAGGAATTACTTTGGAACCTTTGGCATCTGCTAATGCGGTATTGAGTCAAGAAGAAAAAGAAGCGGGAGTTGCATTGATTGATATTGGAGGAGGAACGACAGACTTAGCCATATTTAGAGATGGAATTATTCGTCATACGGCAGTAATTCCATTTGGAGGGAATGTAATTACTGAAGATATAAAAGAAGGCTGTTCAATTATTGAAAAGCAAGCCGAATTATTAAAGATAAAATTTGGCTCTGCATGGCCTGGAGAAAATAAAGATAATGAGATTGTCTCTATACCAGGATTAAGAGGTCGAGAACCTAAGGAAATTACTTTAAAAAACTTATCTAAAATTATTCATGCTCGTGTAGTAGAGATTATAGAACAAGTATATGTTGAAATTAAAAACTATGGACACGAAGAGCAAAAGAAAAAACTAATTGCGGGTATTGTACTTACAGGAGGAGGAAGTCAATTAAAACATTTAAAACAATTAGTAGAATATATTACAGGAATGGATACTAGAGTTGGATATCCTAATGAGCATTTGGCAGGAAATAGTGATGAAGAAGTAACAAGTCCTTTATACGCTACAGCTGTAGGATTAGTAATGGATGACATTAAACGTCAATACAAGAAAGCTCAAGAAGAAGATATTACTGAAGATGAAATTAAAAATGAAGATGAAGCCCATTTGATTCAAGAAGAAAAACTAGTAAAACCTGTAAAAGAAAGAAAATCATTTTTAGATAAGCTTACAGAGCGAGTTAAAGATTTTTTAGATAACGCAGAATAA
- the murG gene encoding undecaprenyldiphospho-muramoylpentapeptide beta-N-acetylglucosaminyltransferase — translation MSKYKVILSGGGTGGHIYPAISIANEIKLRYPDTEFLFVGALDKMEMEKVPQAGYKIEGLWISGIQRKLTLKNLSFPFKVLSSLIKSRRLLKTFNPDVAIGTGGFASGPLLQMAVFRNVPSLIQEQNSYPGITNKILSKKAKKICVAYDGLERFFPKEKLIKTGNPVRQDLLCIEEKCVEAKDHYKLKHSKLTLLVLGGSLGARRINELIEDKLEFFQTQNIELIWQCGKLYYDEYKKYNKLENVQVHAFLNEMNMAYGASDLIISRAGASSVSELCIVGKPVIFIPSPNVAEDHQTKNANAIVEEKGAILIKEEDLEVDFENKFMQLVNSKDKQQELSENIKKLALINATKDIVDEVEKLLC, via the coding sequence ATGAGTAAATATAAAGTCATATTATCAGGAGGTGGTACCGGGGGGCATATTTACCCAGCTATCTCTATAGCTAACGAAATAAAACTTCGTTACCCAGATACAGAATTTTTATTTGTTGGCGCACTTGATAAAATGGAAATGGAAAAAGTACCACAAGCTGGATATAAAATTGAAGGTTTATGGATTTCTGGAATTCAACGTAAACTAACATTAAAAAACTTATCATTTCCATTTAAAGTATTAAGTAGCTTAATTAAATCTAGAAGGTTATTAAAAACATTTAATCCAGATGTAGCTATAGGCACAGGAGGATTTGCAAGCGGACCATTGTTGCAAATGGCAGTTTTTCGAAATGTTCCAAGCTTAATACAGGAACAAAATTCGTACCCAGGTATTACAAATAAAATTTTGTCTAAAAAAGCTAAAAAAATTTGTGTGGCTTATGATGGATTAGAACGTTTTTTTCCTAAAGAAAAATTAATTAAAACAGGAAATCCTGTTCGTCAAGATCTTTTATGTATAGAAGAAAAATGTGTAGAAGCAAAAGATCATTATAAATTAAAGCATAGCAAATTAACATTATTGGTTCTAGGTGGAAGCTTAGGAGCAAGGCGAATAAATGAACTAATAGAAGATAAACTTGAATTCTTTCAAACTCAAAATATTGAACTGATTTGGCAATGTGGTAAACTATACTATGACGAGTATAAGAAATATAATAAGTTAGAAAATGTACAAGTTCATGCTTTTTTAAATGAAATGAATATGGCTTATGGTGCTTCGGATTTAATTATTTCTCGCGCTGGAGCTAGCTCTGTTTCAGAATTGTGTATCGTAGGGAAGCCAGTAATTTTTATACCATCACCAAATGTTGCTGAAGATCATCAAACCAAAAATGCTAATGCTATTGTAGAGGAAAAAGGAGCAATTTTAATAAAAGAGGAAGATTTAGAGGTAGATTTTGAAAACAAATTTATGCAATTAGTGAACTCTAAAGATAAACAACAGGAGTTAAGTGAAAATATTAAAAAGCTGGCATTAATAAATGCAACAAAAGATATTGTGGACGAAGTAGAAAAACTGTTATGTTAA
- a CDS encoding GatB/YqeY domain-containing protein — MSLQSELMKALKTAMKAKDQTALTALRAIKSAILLAKTEGGASEELTEDQELKILQKQVKQRKDSAAIFLGQGREDLAAPELAEVEIISQFLPEALSELEIEKVVVSTIAKVGANGMKDMGKVMGVVSNELAGRADGKTISTIVKNKLS, encoded by the coding sequence ATGAGTTTACAAAGTGAATTAATGAAGGCTTTAAAAACTGCAATGAAAGCTAAAGATCAAACAGCTTTAACTGCTTTAAGAGCAATAAAGTCAGCTATTTTATTAGCTAAAACTGAAGGAGGAGCATCAGAAGAGTTAACTGAAGATCAAGAGCTAAAAATTCTTCAAAAACAGGTAAAACAACGTAAAGATAGTGCTGCCATATTCTTAGGACAAGGTCGTGAAGATTTAGCAGCTCCTGAATTAGCAGAAGTTGAAATTATAAGTCAATTTTTGCCAGAGGCGTTAAGTGAATTAGAAATAGAAAAGGTAGTTGTGTCTACTATTGCTAAAGTTGGTGCTAACGGAATGAAAGATATGGGTAAAGTAATGGGTGTAGTAAGTAATGAATTAGCAGGAAGAGCAGATGGAAAAACTATTTCTACAATAGTGAAAAATAAATTATCATAA
- a CDS encoding UDP-N-acetylmuramate--L-alanine ligase translates to MNLNNIHNVYFIGIGGIGMSALARYFVSNNKSVAGYDKVRTEITDELEHLDVKIHFEDDVNNIPEGYLNSKNTLVIYTPAVSETHCELNYFRNNKFHVLKRSEILGLITEHTICLAVAGTHGKTTTTSILGHLLKECNVEMTAFLGGISENYNSNLILQGNKVSVVEADEFDRSFLTLSPDYACITSMDADHLDIYGGTEAMEASFVAFSKRLKPNGKLFVKKGLSIEGITYAVNEDADYTATNIRVEKGTYVFDVKTPNQHIENFKFNLPGRHNLSNALIALAMAIEFGCSPYSLAKALASYKGVKRRFTYQIKSNDLVFIDDYAHHPEEINAVHQAVREMYPNQEVLVIFQPHLYSRTRDFANEFAQSLSQFDSVRLLDIYPARELPIKGINSQWLLNKINNLNKKLITKPEMVSEIQNNSAKVVLTLGAGDIGAEVEFIKKQLSIAS, encoded by the coding sequence ATGAATTTAAATAATATTCATAATGTGTATTTTATAGGTATCGGAGGTATAGGTATGAGTGCGCTTGCACGTTATTTTGTTTCAAATAACAAATCTGTAGCGGGGTATGATAAAGTACGAACAGAAATTACTGATGAATTGGAACACCTTGATGTTAAAATTCATTTTGAAGATGATGTCAATAATATTCCAGAAGGATATCTAAATTCAAAAAACACATTAGTAATCTATACTCCAGCAGTATCAGAAACGCATTGCGAACTTAATTATTTTAGAAATAATAAATTTCATGTATTAAAAAGATCAGAAATATTAGGATTGATTACTGAACATACCATTTGTTTGGCAGTAGCAGGAACACATGGAAAAACAACAACAACAAGTATACTAGGACATTTATTAAAAGAGTGTAATGTTGAGATGACTGCCTTTTTAGGAGGGATTTCAGAAAATTATAATTCAAATTTAATCCTTCAAGGTAATAAGGTGTCTGTAGTTGAGGCTGATGAATTTGATCGTTCATTTTTAACCTTATCACCAGATTATGCTTGTATTACATCAATGGATGCAGATCATCTTGATATTTATGGCGGAACTGAAGCTATGGAAGCATCATTTGTAGCATTTTCAAAACGATTAAAACCTAATGGAAAGCTGTTTGTTAAAAAAGGATTGTCAATAGAAGGGATAACTTATGCTGTAAATGAAGATGCAGACTATACAGCAACAAATATTAGAGTAGAAAAAGGAACTTATGTGTTTGATGTAAAAACACCTAATCAACATATTGAAAACTTCAAATTTAACCTACCGGGTAGACATAATTTGTCGAATGCATTAATAGCTTTAGCAATGGCTATAGAATTTGGCTGTTCCCCTTATAGCCTTGCTAAAGCATTAGCATCTTATAAAGGTGTTAAGCGTCGATTTACCTATCAAATCAAATCAAATGATTTGGTGTTTATTGATGATTATGCACATCACCCTGAAGAAATTAATGCGGTTCACCAAGCAGTTAGAGAAATGTATCCTAATCAAGAGGTTTTAGTGATTTTTCAACCTCATTTATATAGTCGTACTAGAGATTTTGCAAATGAGTTTGCACAGAGTTTATCACAATTTGACTCAGTGCGTTTATTGGATATTTACCCAGCAAGAGAATTACCTATAAAAGGGATAAACTCGCAATGGTTACTAAATAAGATAAATAATCTCAATAAAAAATTAATTACAAAACCAGAAATGGTTTCTGAAATACAAAATAATAGTGCCAAAGTTGTTTTAACGCTTGGTGCAGGAGATATAGGAGCAGAAGTAGAATTTATTAAAAAACAGTTGAGTATTGCGAGTTAA
- a CDS encoding insulinase family protein produces the protein MKRITLTLFLLMCIVINAQTINLNQPLPVDQEIKKGVLPNGMTYYLKSTDVTKDVASYYIIQNVGSVLENDDQKGLAHFLEHMAFNGTKNFEGKGILNTMEKHGLVFGRDINAYTSFDETVYNVNNIPTTPELIDTGLLILHDWSNYLLLTDSEIDAERGVVNEEWRTRQSGAARVFQHNIGTTFNNSKYAERLPIGEMDIIQNFDYKVLRDFYHDWYRTDLQAIAIVGDINIDEVEQKIKKLFSGIPAVKNPKERFTVEIEDNNELVYSMAKDKEVTTSQISFGIRHPKSLENETIGDLKTSLLNGIATNLISTRLREISQKPDASFLNAFVGYGGLSRASNSFSIRISPKPDMQHQAFKDVFAEVNRAVKFGFTSEEIKRAVLQFSTFYENQIARKDDAPHQAIIRTIQLNYLENDNLTDVVKEYEIVKQIFGAITKNELHETIKNLYTKNNRTLTVTGVEGKKNLTKEDALAIISASENDASLTAYEDGFSGKTLVSGLTIKNGSIISEKEESAIGATTFTLSNGVKVHYKFVNKNKDQVQLNAISYGGLSLIDDASIPSANFVGTVADFSGLGDYSRADLPKVLAGKTATTRLALGELTESITGNSTTKDVETLLQMTHLRFVKPRFDNDSYKVLMGNIDNALVARSKNINVKIQDSVTTTLYGKNNPKQRLFDANFVKDISFEKVRSIYKDRFGNAADFEFFIVGDVQKEQLKPLLEKYIASIPTNNTKENWKDNSTDWISSNIDKDVFLKMEDPKSTVRISYKNDMDYSLKNVFIARTLGRVLQLRYTETLREDEGGTYGASAFANMTKRPTTEASLSVFFDGNPDKIENLVTIVHKEIEKIANGEINQSDLDKVLATTIKDRKQQQDYNRYDMTLLRNYFREGYNMNEAKNFENIVNSIKASDLQNFTKALLKDGEKYEIVIKPKQ, from the coding sequence ATGAAAAGAATAACACTAACCCTATTTTTATTAATGTGCATCGTAATTAATGCACAGACCATTAATTTAAACCAACCACTACCTGTTGATCAAGAGATCAAAAAAGGCGTACTACCTAATGGTATGACCTATTATTTAAAAAGTACAGATGTAACAAAAGATGTAGCTAGTTATTACATTATTCAAAATGTAGGTTCGGTTTTAGAGAATGATGACCAAAAAGGGTTGGCTCACTTTTTAGAGCACATGGCATTTAATGGAACAAAAAATTTTGAAGGAAAGGGTATTTTAAATACTATGGAAAAACACGGACTTGTTTTTGGTCGTGATATAAATGCTTACACATCTTTTGATGAAACAGTATATAATGTAAATAATATACCAACTACACCAGAATTAATAGACACAGGTTTGTTAATACTCCATGATTGGTCTAATTATTTATTACTTACAGATTCTGAAATTGACGCAGAACGAGGTGTTGTAAATGAAGAATGGCGTACGCGTCAGAGTGGAGCAGCAAGAGTGTTCCAACATAATATAGGAACTACGTTTAATAATTCTAAATATGCAGAACGCTTACCTATTGGTGAGATGGATATTATTCAAAACTTCGATTATAAAGTGTTACGTGATTTTTATCACGATTGGTATAGAACAGATTTACAAGCCATAGCTATAGTAGGAGATATTAATATTGATGAAGTAGAACAAAAAATCAAAAAATTATTTTCAGGTATTCCAGCAGTTAAAAATCCGAAAGAAAGATTTACAGTAGAGATTGAAGATAATAACGAGTTAGTATACTCGATGGCTAAAGATAAAGAAGTGACAACATCTCAAATTAGTTTTGGAATTAGACATCCTAAATCTTTAGAAAATGAAACCATAGGAGATTTGAAAACATCGTTATTAAATGGGATAGCGACAAATTTAATTTCTACACGCCTTAGAGAAATTTCTCAAAAACCAGATGCATCATTTTTAAATGCATTTGTAGGGTATGGCGGCTTGTCAAGAGCTTCAAATTCGTTTTCTATAAGGATTTCCCCAAAACCAGATATGCAACATCAAGCATTTAAGGATGTTTTTGCTGAAGTTAATAGAGCTGTCAAATTTGGATTTACATCTGAAGAAATAAAAAGAGCTGTATTACAATTTAGTACATTTTACGAAAATCAAATTGCTAGAAAGGATGATGCTCCTCATCAAGCTATTATTAGAACTATTCAGCTAAATTATTTAGAAAATGATAACTTGACAGATGTCGTAAAAGAATATGAGATTGTAAAACAAATTTTTGGAGCAATTACAAAAAATGAGTTACATGAAACAATAAAAAATTTATATACAAAAAATAATAGAACATTAACAGTTACTGGAGTAGAAGGTAAGAAAAACTTAACTAAAGAAGATGCTCTAGCGATTATATCAGCATCTGAAAATGATGCATCACTAACAGCTTATGAAGATGGATTTAGTGGGAAAACCTTAGTGTCAGGATTAACTATTAAAAATGGAAGCATTATATCAGAAAAAGAAGAATCTGCTATAGGAGCTACTACATTTACATTGAGTAATGGTGTGAAAGTACATTATAAATTTGTAAATAAAAATAAAGACCAAGTACAATTAAATGCTATTAGTTATGGCGGACTTTCATTAATTGATGATGCTAGTATTCCATCAGCTAATTTTGTTGGGACTGTTGCTGATTTTTCAGGCTTAGGAGATTATTCTCGTGCAGATTTACCAAAAGTTTTAGCTGGAAAAACGGCAACAACTAGACTTGCTCTTGGAGAATTAACGGAGAGTATCACAGGGAATTCAACAACTAAAGATGTTGAAACTTTATTACAAATGACTCATTTACGTTTTGTAAAACCTCGTTTTGATAATGATAGTTATAAAGTATTAATGGGGAATATTGACAATGCATTAGTTGCTAGAAGTAAAAACATTAATGTGAAAATTCAAGATAGTGTAACAACCACATTATATGGTAAAAACAATCCAAAGCAAAGATTGTTCGATGCTAATTTTGTTAAAGATATTTCTTTCGAAAAAGTACGATCTATTTACAAGGATAGATTTGGTAATGCAGCAGATTTTGAATTCTTTATTGTAGGTGATGTTCAAAAAGAACAATTAAAACCTTTATTAGAAAAATATATCGCTAGTATTCCAACTAACAATACTAAAGAGAATTGGAAAGATAATTCTACAGATTGGATTAGTAGTAATATAGATAAAGATGTATTCTTAAAAATGGAAGACCCTAAGAGTACAGTTAGAATATCGTATAAGAACGATATGGATTACAGCTTAAAAAATGTATTTATAGCTCGAACATTAGGTAGAGTATTACAATTGAGATATACAGAAACGTTAAGAGAAGATGAAGGAGGTACATATGGAGCAAGCGCATTTGCTAACATGACTAAAAGACCAACAACTGAAGCTTCATTATCTGTATTTTTTGATGGTAACCCAGATAAAATAGAAAACCTAGTAACTATTGTGCATAAAGAAATTGAAAAGATAGCTAATGGTGAAATCAATCAATCAGACTTAGATAAAGTATTAGCGACTACTATTAAAGATAGAAAACAACAACAAGATTATAATCGTTATGATATGACGTTGTTAAGAAATTATTTCCGAGAAGGATATAATATGAATGAGGCTAAAAATTTCGAAAATATTGTGAATTCTATTAAAGCTTCAGATCTTCAAAATTTCACTAAAGCTTTATTAAAAGATGGAGAGAAATATGAAATTGTAATTAAGCCAAAACAATAA
- the ftsZ gene encoding cell division protein FtsZ: MSSNNDFGITFDLPKNQSNVIKVIGVGGGGSNAINHMFQQGIKGVDFVICNTDSQALQNSGVPNKIQLGVNLTEGLGAGANPEIGEQAALESLEEIKRMLDTNTKMVFITAGMGGGTGTGAAPVIAKMAKEMDILTVGIVTMPFQFEGKIRNAQAQVGVETLRTHVDSLVVINNNKLREVYGNLGFKAGFSKADEVLSTASRGIAEVITHHYTQNIDLRDAKTVLSNSGTAIMGSSTASGSNRAQEAIMKALDSPLLNDNKITGAKNVLLLIVSGSQEITIDEIGEINDHIQSEAGYGANIIMGVGEDDALDESISVTIIATGFDVEQQDEIANTEAKKVVHSLTDDRSSDQDLSTEKEPTIITPDILLTKKEDKVIHKLIEEQEDIVNEMDLVKMTDAIKNIEVQYEEIIFNQEAIKEDDFIINEIPSRNEEEIEETPEEQTILTFDLPISPSKKTIEPESKPEVEPIMFELDDEIKDLPVKDYVELITITEANETGETRYALDDYIIKDSKINEQEESAELTLDVEEEIVFEKKVVEQQVVEEKVEEELDPMNSPIAVILKERADERRLRMKEFNYKFNNAKIDDIEKVPAYKRQGVDLEDAKHSSETNDTSRLSVGLDDNDDIQLRNNNSFLHDNVD, encoded by the coding sequence ATGAGTAGTAATAACGATTTTGGGATTACCTTCGATTTGCCTAAAAATCAATCTAATGTCATCAAAGTAATTGGTGTAGGTGGGGGAGGGAGTAATGCAATTAACCACATGTTTCAACAGGGAATTAAAGGTGTTGATTTTGTAATCTGTAATACAGATTCTCAAGCATTACAAAATAGCGGAGTGCCTAACAAAATTCAATTAGGAGTTAACTTGACAGAGGGGCTAGGAGCAGGTGCAAACCCAGAGATTGGTGAGCAAGCAGCTCTTGAAAGTTTAGAAGAAATAAAACGCATGTTAGATACCAATACAAAAATGGTGTTTATTACAGCAGGAATGGGGGGAGGAACTGGTACTGGTGCAGCTCCTGTTATTGCTAAAATGGCGAAAGAAATGGACATCTTAACTGTAGGGATTGTTACAATGCCATTTCAATTTGAAGGTAAAATAAGAAATGCACAAGCACAAGTAGGTGTAGAAACACTTAGAACTCATGTAGATTCACTGGTAGTAATTAACAATAATAAATTAAGAGAAGTATACGGTAACCTTGGATTTAAAGCTGGTTTTTCTAAGGCAGACGAAGTACTTTCAACAGCTTCGCGAGGTATAGCAGAAGTTATTACTCATCATTATACACAAAATATAGATTTACGTGATGCAAAAACAGTATTAAGTAATAGTGGTACAGCTATAATGGGGTCGTCAACAGCATCTGGATCTAATCGAGCTCAAGAAGCAATTATGAAAGCTTTAGATTCACCACTATTAAATGATAACAAAATTACTGGAGCAAAAAACGTATTACTTCTCATTGTTTCAGGCTCACAAGAAATCACTATTGATGAAATTGGAGAAATTAATGATCATATTCAAAGTGAAGCTGGTTATGGAGCAAATATTATTATGGGAGTTGGTGAAGATGATGCTTTAGATGAATCTATTTCTGTAACTATAATTGCCACGGGTTTTGATGTTGAGCAACAAGATGAAATTGCTAATACAGAAGCAAAAAAAGTAGTACACTCATTAACTGATGATAGATCTAGTGATCAAGATTTGTCAACAGAAAAAGAACCAACCATAATTACCCCTGACATTCTTTTAACCAAAAAAGAAGATAAAGTAATTCATAAACTTATAGAAGAACAAGAAGATATAGTAAACGAAATGGACTTGGTTAAAATGACTGATGCTATTAAGAATATAGAAGTTCAGTATGAAGAAATTATATTTAATCAAGAAGCAATTAAGGAAGATGATTTTATAATTAATGAAATTCCTTCTCGTAATGAAGAAGAAATAGAAGAAACGCCTGAAGAGCAAACGATTTTAACTTTTGATTTACCAATTTCTCCATCTAAAAAAACAATTGAGCCCGAATCTAAACCTGAAGTTGAGCCAATAATGTTTGAATTAGATGATGAAATTAAAGACCTTCCTGTTAAAGATTATGTAGAATTAATAACTATTACTGAAGCTAATGAAACAGGTGAAACACGATATGCTTTAGATGATTATATTATTAAAGATTCTAAAATAAATGAACAAGAAGAGTCAGCAGAGTTGACTTTAGATGTTGAAGAAGAAATTGTTTTTGAGAAAAAAGTTGTAGAACAGCAAGTTGTAGAAGAGAAGGTGGAAGAAGAGTTAGATCCAATGAATAGTCCAATAGCTGTTATTTTAAAAGAACGTGCAGATGAGAGGCGTTTAAGAATGAAAGAGTTTAATTATAAATTTAACAATGCTAAAATTGATGATATTGAAAAAGTACCAGCGTATAAACGTCAAGGAGTAGATCTTGAAGATGCAAAACATTCGTCGGAGACTAATGATACTTCAAGATTATCTGTAGGGTTAGATGATAATGATGATATACAACTACGAAATAATAATTCATTTTTACACGATAATGTAGATTGA